Genomic window (Dyadobacter fanqingshengii):
TTATATCCTTACCCGGAGCAATCAGAAAATAGCTATTTTCGATCTGATCGCGGAGCATGATTATCATGATCAGAGCCACCTGATTAAAGACTTCCAGTATTTTTTGGGCATGGCGCCTCAGCAGTTTATTAAAAACCTAAACAATGGAAGTTTCTGCGTAGTTACTGATACTTATCCCGCGCAGCCATAACGTACATTAGTCCCGCAGAACCATTTCGTTTTCTTACAATTTCCCCGAAGTCCATCCATATACATTTGTACTGTTCATTTAAATCAAACAGCATCAAAGATGGAATCACTTACAAAAAATGGAAACGGTATTAAGGGTAATATTATAAATCACCAAAATGTTCAGGTTTTAGAACAAACCAGCTTTAATACCACAGAAGTAATCATGCCTGGTATCGTCGAGCCGGAGGGGTTGTTAGTTAAAACCCGTGTATTAAATAATCCTGCTGCCGGGCAGGTAAGTGTAAAGGTGGAAGCCAGCGGTATATGTTTTGCCGAGCAGTCCATGCGCCGTGGCAGGTATTACGAGCAGCCCAAGTTTCCTTTCGTTCCGGGCTATGACCTGGTTGGTACAGTCGTTGCAACCGGCCCGGGCGTTGATCCAACTTTATTGGGCAAACGCGTTGCTGCCTTGACAAAGACCGGCGGCTGGGCAAGCTATGCGCTGCTTTCGGCCAGCGACCTGCTACCTGTTCCTGGGGATATTGATCCTCTCGAAGCTGAAACGTTAATTGTTAACGGTATTACGGCCTGGCAAATGCTCCACAGCAAAGCCCGGATCAAGCGGGGACAAACGATTCTTGTTCACGGTGCTAATGGTGGTGTCGGAACAATTCTGACACAACTGGCACTTTATGCTGGCGTCCGGGTAATTGGAACTGCTTCACCTCGTCACCATGAAGCGTTGCGGGCACAGGGTGTGCAGCCAGTAGATTATAATGACACAGATTTAGCAGGGAGCGTGCTTAAACTTGCACCAGGCGGCGTGGATGCAGTTTTTGACCATTTGGGCGGAGCAAGCTTTGCCAGATCTTTTGGTTTGCTTGCCAAAGGTGGCGTGCTCGTTTGTTATGCAATTGCCTCAGCATTAAAAGACACTGGTAATATTTTTATCCCGTTTCTAAGAGTACTGGTACAATTAGGTTGGTGGAACATCCTGCCTAATGGTCGCAAAGCTTATTTCTACAATATCTGGGAAGGAAAAGGCAGCGAAACTTTTCAAGGACAACTACGAGAAACATTTGGGCAGCTCACCACTTTGCTGGCTAGCGGAGTGCTTAAACCGCAAATTGCTGCCAGGTTTCCTTTGGCGCAAATTACAGCTGCCATGAAATTGGCCGAATCACGGACAGCTTATGGCAAGGTTGTGCTTGTACCCTGAATGAATGAACAGCTAATGTTCGGGATCAACAATTGCAGCTTGCTGTGCTAAATGGATCTCTACCCGGCGGTTCCTGCTTTTGTTCTCTTCTGTATTATTCATTGCAACCGGTGCATTCGAACCTTTCCAACTGATATGAATCTGCCCGGGGCGCACGCCGTGGTTGTTCATGTAAGTTAACACCACCCTAGCGCGATATTCTGAGAGAATAAGATTCAAATTCGCTCTGCCAACATTATCCGTGTGACCTGTAACGCGTGCAGTTAAGTTGTGGCGACGCACTAGAACTGCGCAAACTGAATCCAACAAGACCTTACTGTCTTTTCTTAGAGCATAGCTGCTTTGATCGAAATACAAAGTCTTGGGTTTTAAGATGGCAATGTCGCCCCGTGTTTCAACAGTTTCATATTTTAGAGACAAAAAATTGAATCCCCCGTTTAATACCACCGCTTCCCGTGAGATTTCATTTGCTACTGCCTTTCCTCCAACTTCAAAAAGACCAATTTTAAGTGAATAAGGGCCGGGCAACATATAATCAGCTGCTATGAATCGGTTTTCGACTGAGCTAATTATGGGCCTTGACTCCGGAATATTTCGCTTTGATTCGTCCATAAGAACCACACTTAGATCCACACTATCAGGTGCGTCCACGTTGATAAACAGCTGGCTCTTGGGGAATAATATTTCATCTTCTTTGATGGCCGGGTCCATGCAATTTTTCAGCATCGGGACTTTAATTGCAAATGCGGCATTATCATGATCACTTCTGATTCTATTCACTCCAATCGTTCTCGTTTCAAAGCCGGCAGATTCAAATATCAGATACCGGGTGGAATCCAGTATCTGAACAGCGAACTTTTCTGACTTGTCTGCGCTGATTTTTAGTTCTGTTGTACTAAAAACCAAGGTCATATTACATTTCAAACTCGTTTGGTCAGCGACATTGTAACAGTTTCCTGTAACGCGGATTGAATCCGGGGCCAGTGAAAGCAGAGAAAGTATTAGGGCTGTGAGCATAGCACGTTGACGATCAGTGTAAATATTAGTATAAAAGATCAATCGAAACCATGGCTACTCGCGAGACAATAAGGGAGTTCACATGTCAACCGTTCAGGCAAACGCAATTTGGAAAGTATCAAACAATGCCTACATTTTTGTCAGACCACTAATTACCCGATATTCCTTTTTAAGAAGACATGCATCAAAAGGGGCTTCATAAGAGTAAGGAGAATTAAGTAACCTTTGTTAGCAATCGAATTTACCATAAGCCAGGATTGTCCGCCGGCATTTAAAAGTTGTAATGAACAAACCCATGTGTATGACTACGTATATCAAAGAAAATTTTAGCCAGAAACTTTGCAAGGGCAACGGGCCACAAACCGTCTTTGCTTTGCCGCTTTTTCTTTACCTAATGATCATTACGACATTTATTGCTTGCAAGAATGATAATAAGGAGGAAGTCAAGCCAAATTATTCCGGAAAATATATTGGCATAATTGAAGGAACATTTTTTCCTGATCCTCAGATACCAACTGGCACGTCTTATTCTGAAATGGCTGAATTTATCATTACAGATAATGGAAATGAGTCCTCAATCGCGGGGTTCGACAGTGTACCCGCCAAAATAGAATTTAGTAAAGCAGATGCTGCGGCATTCGGTATTGAAGATGTCAGGAGCAGCGGAGATACGCGCATAAATGGATCAGGAAATTTTAGTGGTGATACATTAAAAATGACTGGAAGCTACATTTTCATAGACCGGTCGCGTCGTCAATATCGATTTGTTGGTATTAAAAGATAGGTAACCTTATATCAGTTCCTGCCCCACCATGTTAAATACCTGATTGACAAAACCATTATATTCGGTAAATACATCAGGCTTGATTAGAAATTCACGCGCCCCCAAGCGCAGGCACCTCTCCCTGGTGGCGTCGATGGAGGAAGTCGACGTGGCGATGACCCTGATCTCGGGCCTTGTTGCATGCATTTCCGTTATAATATCGTATCCGTTTTTTCCGGGCATATTCAAATCAGTGACAATTAGTTGCGGTTGCTGCCTGGGCTTGTTTGCCAGCCATTCCAGCAGTTGGTCGCCATTGCCAAATTCTCCAACGATCTCAAAACCGTTGGAAGCTCCGAATGCCTCTGCCATAAAAAAGCGTTCGTCCTCATCATTTTCAACTATGGCCAGCGTGATCATGTTCTCTTCTTTTATATTGTGGTAGGTTCGTTGGTGGGTATCATTACATGAAAGCTTGTGCCTTGCCCGGGCGATGATTCTGCCCATATTTTTCCATTGTGGCGCTCGACCACTTTTTTACAAATCGCCAGCCCCATACCGGTTCCGGGATATTGGTTCGGAAAATGCAGCTTTTTGAAAACCCCGAATACTTTTTCAAGGTGCTGCTCAGCAATCCCGATCCCGTTATCCGTCACCGCAATACGAACATTACCGCTTTCCGTCCAAGACCTGACCGATACTTCGGGCATTTTTCCGCCCGTGAATTTAAGTGCATTGGCCAGGAGGTTTTGGAAGAGCTGTGCAAGTTGCACCCTGTCACCAACCAAACCCTTGGCAGCGATATCTTTACTTAGCTGAGCGCCGCTTTTTTTAATGGCATCATCCAGATTTAACTCTGCTTCTGTTAAAACATCTTCCAAGTTAAGTTTTTCACGTTTTAACCCTGTTTTGCTTACCTGCGAATATTTCAGCAGGTTATCAATCAGGTCCTGCATCCGCTGGGTGCCGTTGATGCTTTTTGCAACGCTGGCACCGATTTGGTCATACTTTTGCTGTTCGATGTGCTGCTCGATCAGGTATAAGTAACTTTTGACAGACCTGACCGGTTCTTTCAGATCATGGGAGACGATAGCTGTAAACTCTTCCAGCTCCTGGTTGACAGCCGATAATGCATCGTTGGTAGTCGTTAATTCCCGCACAAGTTGGCGGTATTCGTTGGAGCGGTCCTGCAAGCTTTGCTCAGCAAGTTTGCGCTCGGTCAGATCCCGGGTCACTTTTGAGAAGCCTGACAGTACGCGTTCTGCATCATAGACGGCGGTGATGACTATATTGGCCCAAAAGCGGCTGCCATCCTTACGCAAGCGCCAGCCTTCTTCCTCGTATTTCCCGGTAGCCCTGGCGATACGCAGTTCGCGCGCAGGTTTCCCGCTCAGGATGTCTTCCTCTGGGTAAAAAATTGAAAAATACTTGCCTATTACCTCTTCGGCTGTATAGCCCTTTATACGCTTCGCCCCCTCATTCCAGCTGCCAATTCGTCCTTTGGTATCGAGCATAAAAATCCCGTAATCACCTACCTGTTCAACCAGCGACCTGTAACGGGCCTCGCTTTGGCGCAGGATTTCCTCGCTTCGCAGGCGTTCGGTCAAGTCCATTGTCACCTTTGAGAACCCGATAAGTTTATTCTGATCATTGAAAAGAGCGGTCAGCACCACGCTCGCCCAAAACAGCGAGCCGCCTTTCTTAACCCGCCAACCTTCTTCACGGTACGCGCCCATATCTCTGGCAATTTCAAGTTCCCGCTCAGGCTTTTGGTCAATAAGGTCGGTGGCGGTATAGAAAATGGAGAAATGTTTTCCTAACACCTCGCTCTCTGTATAGCCCTGGATCAACCGGCCGCCGTCATTCCACGTGACTATATATCCCTCCGGGTTCAGCATGAAGATCGAGTAATCCTTGACTGCTTCTGCCATCAGCCGGTAACGCTCTTCACTTTTCATTAACTCAATTTGCATTTGCTTCCGTTCGGAAATATCACGCAGCATTACGCAAAAGCCCTCGTGCCCATCCTCATTAAAGATAGGAGCATAGGAGCTTTCACACCAGAACCTGTTGCCGTTTTTGTTTACTTTCCAGCTTTCTACCACCAGTTTCTTATGCAGCAAGGCCTGATCCCGCTCATATTGATATTGGAATAAATCCCCCTCTCCGTTTCCCAATGCGTGAAAAGGCTTTCCTTCGAGGTCACCTTGCTCATAGCCAGTGATTTGGCGGGCGGCCGGGTTACAGGAGACGATTTTTCCAGACGCGTCAAGTACAACCACTCCCTCGCTTAGGTGTTCAAGAATAACATCATTTGTAATAAGCATACGGGAAATTTACAGCATATGAGCACAAAATCAAACATTGGAGCAGTTAAACGAGCATTCCTCTCATATCATCGTTCTCACGCTTTCTTTCTGTAATTGCAGCGTTAATCATATTGTCCAGCTCATTATTGAATGCGGCAAGTTCGCTTTTCAGGGATTCGTAACACAATTGCAGGCTCGTTATATAATTCTGATGGGCAGCCAAGGCTTTTTTCGGGTGCTTTTCATACTCCAAATATTCAATTGTGATCTGCTGATGAACGGGGTCGACGTACCATTCGCCTATCGGTTCCGGCACGTCTATGGGCGGACAGCAGCCAAGTAAGTACAATTGTCCCTGAGCAGGATATTGGAAAATCAGGACCGTAACACGGAATTTGGAATTGCTTTTATGGCCCGGCTGGAAAACCGAAGCGGGATATATGCGTTCAGCCAGCACCTGATGCCCTTTCTTGAAATCAATGTCCGGTAAATGAAGTTGAAGCGGCTGTTTTAATGCTTCAATGTGCGATTGGATTTGTTCGGAATCAAAGTAGCGCTCCGGCCACTGTCTTAGCTGGTCAAAAATTTCCCTTCGCGTTTTAAGAAAAATTGCGTCAAGGTTGTATTGAGAAAATAGCTTTATTTTCTGCATAGGGAAATTATTTTTGGTCGTCACCCAGACGAATTTTTGTTCAAATCTCCATTGACGTATATATACCCTAATCTATAAAATGCATGCCAGACATGACTCCTAAGTCGGCTCGCTGGCAGCAAAGTCTTTTTAATATGGGCGAAAAATCAGGTAACCTTTTTTGAAGCCAGCAGTCCGGCTGGTACTTTCAGAGCGCCGGTTTCAAAGTCGATCAATCCGTTACGCTCATTTTCAATGTTGGTCGCCTGGGTGTAGACATCTCCGGCCACGGACCTTTTTGCCAGTTCTTTCTTAAAAAGTGTAATCTGGCTGGCGCGATCGGTGTCATCCACAGGTCCGCCGTAGTTTTCGAAGCCAAAACCACCCCATTCACTCACAACCAGCGGCACTTGCTTGCGGTAGAAATACGGATCGCCTACTACGAGCGGGAAAGCTGCAATGGTGTCCAGATTCCCCTTTGTCAGCTCATCGAGCATCCATTGCCAGTGCGCGAGGTCCGGAGTATACAAATGTGCCGTTAGTAGGTCAGACTTAAGTCTTCCTTCAAAAGAAATATGCTGCCAGCCATCATTATCGACAACCAAAAACTGGGGAAATGCGAGTTGCATGTAATGATACATATTGACAATATACTCACGCGTATCCAGGTTGTGGGCAATGTCCTGCGCGCCCCAGTCTTCATTATACAAACTCCATATAACAACAGATGGATGGGTGCCGATCAAAGCGAGCATACGCAGAAGTTCTGCCTGATGGTTTTCCCGGCTTTTCAGTGTAGACTGATGCGGGCTTGGCACCTCAACCCAAAGCAGCATTCCAATTTTATCGGCAAGCTTGTAAATGCGCGGATCAACACCTGCAATATGGATTCTGACCAGGTTACAGCCCAACTCTTTCATTGCCAGCAAATGCCTTTTGATCTGATCATATGTGGCATTGCCTGGCTGGTAAAGGATGCCGTCCAGATAAATCGGCTTATTATTCAGATACAGGTGGCTGCCTCTTGCCTCAAATTTCCTGAGACCGAATTTTGTCTCGATCTCAGAAATAGCGCCCTGTTCGTTCACGAGCTGCGCCACCAGCTTGTATTGATTTGGATTTTCGGTTGACCATAGCAATGCATCAGGAACATCCAGGACAAGCCGCTGTGATTTCTGTCCGGCTTCGAGCATCAGCGGAAATTCATCCTCGGCCACCAAAGTTTCATTTGCCCTGGCGTCGGGCAGGAAAACAGAGAGCTTTATCTTATACAAACCGGGATCATGAATGCGGGTTGTAAGTGTAAACCTTACGAGGTTATCTTCAATAATACTCACCACGCCAACTCTGGACCGAAGACGGTTTCTCTCTACATTTTCCAGCCAGATACTGCGCACGGCCCCGGTAAAAGTCTGGTACCAAATGCCGCCCCGCTTGTAAACGTGCGATTCCTGCTTGCCACGGGGAATATCCGCGTCCATGCTGCTTGCAACACGCACCGTCAGCCGGTTTATCGGCCGCAGTTTTTCCAGTTCATACGAAAACGAAGTGTATTCTCCGATATGGATCCGCTCACCTTCAATGGTTGTTAGGGGACTACCATTGAGCCAAACCTGGGTTTCGTATCCGCAGGCTCCGAAGGTAAGCTGTGGAATGGTGTCGCTTTCTTCAACAGAAGACGCGTATTCTGGCCGCTTGAATTCTCTTTCATACCAAACTACGATCTTGTCCTTCCAGGAAGAACCTTCCTGCTGAGACGCTGCCAGATGCTGCTCTACACTTCCGGGCCAATTCGCGGTTTGAGAAAATGTGTGCTGGACAAACCAGTTTTCAGCAACTCCCCTGTCATTAGGATCAACGGCAAATTTCCATTCTCCGTCGAGCAACAAATATTCGTTAGGCCTGATAACAGCCCTGGGCAGATCGTCCTGAAAAGTTTCCTTTTCCAAAGCTAAAGGCGCTTCCCGGCTCTTGGATGACCCGTAATTGGTATGATTTCGCATGCATTTTAATGATTAATATTCATCTTCCTCACCCTTTTTGTTCCGCTTGCAGATCATCACGATCGCGGCGGTTATGGCCAGACCAACGATCACTTTTTTGGCGAATCCTTTTGGGTTATGCTTTAATTCAGATTTGCCGCCGAGTTCCGAGAAGATATTGGGAAAATGTCCACGCTTGATGTCATCCACCAAACCTTCTACCATATTGACCCGGTCTGCCAACAGCAATGGTAACCAATGCCCGTAGCTTGACTCGCTGAATTTGAATGCATACCTGCGGATCTTTCCACTTAAACCGCTCGGCGGATTAGGTGTTCCAAAAACGGCTGTGATGGTCGGCCTTTCATTGGATGTAAGAATTTCAACATGCGCTGCCTGCTGGGATGGTCTTTCCCAAACCATTCCTTTATTATCGTTTTCATTTCGATTCTTCATTGGATATGAAGGAACATCGAGTGGGTTGGCGTCAATGCCCCACCCATTTATGTCTTTGCGCTCAAAATCTTTGTTTTCCATGATTGTGATATTATTTATTGGCTGATGGTGGGATCAAAATGGTTTTGATGCAATTGTCCAGTTTTGCTGAGAAAATGTGATACGCATCGGACACTTCTTCGAGTGGGACACGGTGGGTTATCATCTCCTTTGGGTTCAACCGACCTTCACGAACATGCTCGATCAATCTGGGTAGAAGTCGTTTAACCGAAGCCTGATTGGCACGGATTGTGATTCCTTTGTTCACTACATTACCAATGGGAACCAGATTATCAGTAGGTCCGTAAACACCAACTATGGATACTACGCCTCCTTTTTTAACTGAATTGATAGCCCAATGCAGAGCAGTGGCCGAACCAGCCTGTAACATAAGCTTCCGGCCTGTAATGGTCTGCATTGCATTTCCCGCTGCTTCACAGCCGACGGCATCAATGCAAACATCTGCTCCTATATAGCCGGTTGTTTTTTTGATAAACAAAACCACATCTTCCAGCGAGCGAAAATTATACGCCTCGCATTGTGCAAACTGCTTCACAAATTCCAGCCGGTATTCAATGTGGTCGATAACGATCACGCGACCGGCACCGAATAACCACGCACTTTTTGCAGCCATAATCCCAACAGGTCCCGCTCCGAAAACCACAACCGTATCACCCGGTTTTATAGCAGCCATTTCAGCAGCCTGATATCCCGTGGGCACAACATCGGTTAACAAAACAGCATCATCATGGTCAATGTCATCGGGAATCACCATAGGGCCAACATCAGCGTAAGGCACCCTCACATATTCGGCCTGCCCTCCGTCAAAACCTCCGGCGGTGTGGGAATAGCCAAAAATCCCTCCTACCGCCGTTGCCTGCGGGTTGGATTCATGGCAGTTTCCGTAAAGGCCCTGCTGGCAAAACACACATTTTCCACAAGCTATATTAAATGGCACCAACACATTGTCCCCTACTTTCAGATTCTGAACGTCGGAGCCAATGTCTTCCACCACACCAATAAATTCATGGCCGAAAGTTGTGCCTACGCGTGTGTCGGGCACCAGTCCATGATATAAATGTAAGTCCGATCCGCAAATGCA
Coding sequences:
- a CDS encoding medium chain dehydrogenase/reductase family protein, which gives rise to MESLTKNGNGIKGNIINHQNVQVLEQTSFNTTEVIMPGIVEPEGLLVKTRVLNNPAAGQVSVKVEASGICFAEQSMRRGRYYEQPKFPFVPGYDLVGTVVATGPGVDPTLLGKRVAALTKTGGWASYALLSASDLLPVPGDIDPLEAETLIVNGITAWQMLHSKARIKRGQTILVHGANGGVGTILTQLALYAGVRVIGTASPRHHEALRAQGVQPVDYNDTDLAGSVLKLAPGGVDAVFDHLGGASFARSFGLLAKGGVLVCYAIASALKDTGNIFIPFLRVLVQLGWWNILPNGRKAYFYNIWEGKGSETFQGQLRETFGQLTTLLASGVLKPQIAARFPLAQITAAMKLAESRTAYGKVVLVP
- a CDS encoding OmpA family protein is translated as MLTALILSLLSLAPDSIRVTGNCYNVADQTSLKCNMTLVFSTTELKISADKSEKFAVQILDSTRYLIFESAGFETRTIGVNRIRSDHDNAAFAIKVPMLKNCMDPAIKEDEILFPKSQLFINVDAPDSVDLSVVLMDESKRNIPESRPIISSVENRFIAADYMLPGPYSLKIGLFEVGGKAVANEISREAVVLNGGFNFLSLKYETVETRGDIAILKPKTLYFDQSSYALRKDSKVLLDSVCAVLVRRHNLTARVTGHTDNVGRANLNLILSEYRARVVLTYMNNHGVRPGQIHISWKGSNAPVAMNNTEENKSRNRRVEIHLAQQAAIVDPEH
- a CDS encoding response regulator, with the translated sequence MITLAIVENDEDERFFMAEAFGASNGFEIVGEFGNGDQLLEWLANKPRQQPQLIVTDLNMPGKNGYDIITEMHATRPEIRVIATSTSSIDATRERCLRLGAREFLIKPDVFTEYNGFVNQVFNMVGQELI
- a CDS encoding PAS domain-containing sensor histidine kinase, with the protein product MLITNDVILEHLSEGVVVLDASGKIVSCNPAARQITGYEQGDLEGKPFHALGNGEGDLFQYQYERDQALLHKKLVVESWKVNKNGNRFWCESSYAPIFNEDGHEGFCVMLRDISERKQMQIELMKSEERYRLMAEAVKDYSIFMLNPEGYIVTWNDGGRLIQGYTESEVLGKHFSIFYTATDLIDQKPERELEIARDMGAYREEGWRVKKGGSLFWASVVLTALFNDQNKLIGFSKVTMDLTERLRSEEILRQSEARYRSLVEQVGDYGIFMLDTKGRIGSWNEGAKRIKGYTAEEVIGKYFSIFYPEEDILSGKPARELRIARATGKYEEEGWRLRKDGSRFWANIVITAVYDAERVLSGFSKVTRDLTERKLAEQSLQDRSNEYRQLVRELTTTNDALSAVNQELEEFTAIVSHDLKEPVRSVKSYLYLIEQHIEQQKYDQIGASVAKSINGTQRMQDLIDNLLKYSQVSKTGLKREKLNLEDVLTEAELNLDDAIKKSGAQLSKDIAAKGLVGDRVQLAQLFQNLLANALKFTGGKMPEVSVRSWTESGNVRIAVTDNGIGIAEQHLEKVFGVFKKLHFPNQYPGTGMGLAICKKVVERHNGKIWAESSPGQGTSFHVMIPTNEPTTI
- a CDS encoding glycoside hydrolase family 2 protein; translated protein: MRNHTNYGSSKSREAPLALEKETFQDDLPRAVIRPNEYLLLDGEWKFAVDPNDRGVAENWFVQHTFSQTANWPGSVEQHLAASQQEGSSWKDKIVVWYEREFKRPEYASSVEESDTIPQLTFGACGYETQVWLNGSPLTTIEGERIHIGEYTSFSYELEKLRPINRLTVRVASSMDADIPRGKQESHVYKRGGIWYQTFTGAVRSIWLENVERNRLRSRVGVVSIIEDNLVRFTLTTRIHDPGLYKIKLSVFLPDARANETLVAEDEFPLMLEAGQKSQRLVLDVPDALLWSTENPNQYKLVAQLVNEQGAISEIETKFGLRKFEARGSHLYLNNKPIYLDGILYQPGNATYDQIKRHLLAMKELGCNLVRIHIAGVDPRIYKLADKIGMLLWVEVPSPHQSTLKSRENHQAELLRMLALIGTHPSVVIWSLYNEDWGAQDIAHNLDTREYIVNMYHYMQLAFPQFLVVDNDGWQHISFEGRLKSDLLTAHLYTPDLAHWQWMLDELTKGNLDTIAAFPLVVGDPYFYRKQVPLVVSEWGGFGFENYGGPVDDTDRASQITLFKKELAKRSVAGDVYTQATNIENERNGLIDFETGALKVPAGLLASKKVT
- a CDS encoding zinc-dependent alcohol dehydrogenase, which produces MLAMNYRGPYRVRADQKPMPEIQHPGDAIVRVTRSCICGSDLHLYHGLVPDTRVGTTFGHEFIGVVEDIGSDVQNLKVGDNVLVPFNIACGKCVFCQQGLYGNCHESNPQATAVGGIFGYSHTAGGFDGGQAEYVRVPYADVGPMVIPDDIDHDDAVLLTDVVPTGYQAAEMAAIKPGDTVVVFGAGPVGIMAAKSAWLFGAGRVIVIDHIEYRLEFVKQFAQCEAYNFRSLEDVVLFIKKTTGYIGADVCIDAVGCEAAGNAMQTITGRKLMLQAGSATALHWAINSVKKGGVVSIVGVYGPTDNLVPIGNVVNKGITIRANQASVKRLLPRLIEHVREGRLNPKEMITHRVPLEEVSDAYHIFSAKLDNCIKTILIPPSANK